In the Ranitomeya imitator isolate aRanImi1 chromosome 2, aRanImi1.pri, whole genome shotgun sequence genome, ctcgcccctctgtatcagtctgtcattgttagttttgtttactgtaagtgatatttgtattttgatgtaaccaagtctcatgttcagcaccatggaattaatggtgctatataaataaataaataataataataataataatgtgcaggGTTTCTTTTAACATTACTTTACTTTTGTCTTGTGGCATAGCATTGCAACAAATTCTTCAAAAATAGAGATTAACTTGCAGGAACCTGGCACAGAGAATGATGGATAAGAGCACAAGCATGAACAATGTTCACCCAAAAATTGTTCTATTAAAACTAAATTTTATTTGAACTGTTAAAAACACTAAATTGAGAATCCATGTGTATACCAGGACTGATGAGGCTACATActatatttggtattatcttcattcaatttgtcttaaatgaaaaaatacaaaaagaatggtcctaaagccaaattggatataattccacatcaaacataaaaaagggggtggacaaaagtattggcactgttcgaaaaatatatattttttttaaactataacattgcccccggggggggggggcatcatgttatagtgtaagatcgctgatctgacactttgctgtgcactgtgtcagatcagcgatctgacatgcacagagcagtgaggcttcccggcgcctgctctgagcaggagctgtgaagccacctccctgcaggacccggatgctgcggccatcttggatccaggcctgctgcagggaggaggaggtaagagaccctcgcagcaacgcaatcacatcgcgttgctctgggggtctcagggaagcccgcctggagccccctccctgcgcgatgcttccctataccaccggcacactgcgatcatgtttgatcgcagtgtgccgggggttaatgtgctgggggcggtccgtgactgctcctggcacatagtgccggatgtcagctgcaatagtcagctgacacccggccgcgatcggccacgctccccccgtgagcgtggctgatcacgtatgacgtactatcccgtcggtggtcatacgggcccaccccacctcgacgggatagtacgtcacatgtcagaaaggggttaaatgggaaaaatctgactttttttggtGGCCGTCCcgagtcatgttctctggggtctcagctacccggcagccgagaccccggagaaattccgactctggggggcgctatacacctaTTTATTAGCGCCATTAAAAAGCGAAGCtgcggaataagtacccttaactgctgttgttaaaaggcgtatcggcagtcattaaggggttaaaacccagCAGTTCTTGTGCACCAGACAGCAGCtcatccctctgagctattcagcttgctggacaTTTCCTTCCTgacccagatactagtacctgtgttgtttccAAATGTCTCCACCCTGATAGAACATCCTACTTAATTGCACTTGTTTCCAAGACTATTCTGCTGCTACTATGTACTGActcctggctattcctgactacgctGCCTGCAGatccttcaactatactgctgctcccgtgtactgactcctggctattcctgactacgctGCCTGCAGatccttcaactatactgctgctcccgtgtacggactcctggctattcctgactacactaccTGCTGATCCTTCAAATATACTGCTGCTCCCATGTACTGActccctggctattcctgactacgctacctgctgagccttcaactatactgctgctcccgtgtactgacctctggctattcctgactacgctaCCTACTGATCCTTCAACTATTCTGCTgctcccgtgtactgacctctggctattcctgactacactacctgctgatccttcaattatactgctgctcccgtgtactgacctctggctattcctgactacgctacctactgatccttcaactatactgctgctcctgtgtactgacccctggctattcctgactacactacctgctgatccttcaactatactgctgctcccgtgtactgacccctggctattcctgactacgctaCCTACTGATcgttcaactatactgctgctcccgtgtactgacctctggctattcctgactacactacctgctgatccttcaactatactgctgctcccgtgtactgacccctggctattcctgactacgctaCCTACTGATcgttcaactatactgctgctcccgtgtactgacccctggctattcctgactacactacctgctgatccttcaactatactgctgctcccgtgtactgacccctggctattcctgactacgctacctactgatccttcaactatactgctgctcccgtgtactgacccctggctattcctgactacactacctgctgatccttcaactatactgctgctcctgtgtactgacccctggctattcctgactacactacctgctgatccttcaactatactgctgctcccgtgtactgacctctggctattcctgactacactacctgctgatccttcaactatactgctgctcccgtgcactgacccctggctattcctgactacactacctgcagatccttcaactatactgctgctcccgtgtactgacccctggctattcctgactacactacctgcagatccttcaactatactgctgctcccgtgtactgacccctggctattcctgactacactacctgcagatccttcaactatactgctgctcctgtgtaccgatCCCTGGCTATTCCTGAGTATTCCAGATACCGATGCTGACCCTAGTGgctgcaataccactactccaaccaaAGTAAGTCCATAACAGCTAAAGCCAGACATCGTTGAGAGGGGCTCCAACCTCTGGCCAGGTAGGGTATATGTTACCAACAGAAACCTCTAGAATTCCGTGGGCTGGGAATTTTTTGATTTGATCCCCATTATCCACAAACCTGATGCGACCAGGTCAGTTGTCAGTGTTCACGGGGACCAGATCCCTGTAAACCATCTCCAACCTGCCGGCATCCCTGCTCCTCTTGATTTATAGTTCTGGCACAGCATCACATCACTACAATGAGGTCATGCCAAGAAAACAAATCAATAGAGGAGCTCGGGATGCCGGCAGGTATATGGCGTACAGCTACATATAAGCAGATTTACGAGCACAGAATATCATCGCTGTCGGTAACGCACATGGTGGCTATAGCGAGTGCTATAATGCCACCATGATTAGGTGATTGGAGCAGTGCTTTGCTGGTGCATCAGCTGAAGTTTACACAAGCCAataatggtagtggtaaatttacctGTGGGGACACTGGTGGCACTGGGCTCTGCTGGATCTATAGGCAATGATGAGCTCGGCGGTGCCGGTGAGCTGGTCGGTTCCCGGTGCTCTGCGGGGGACTCTGCCGCACCGCGGTCCTCTTCTCTCAGAGCCTCCTGTCAGGAATGGGAGCAATATTCGGATCAGTACAGGCTGAGTAACACTGGGTGAGCTGCAGTTCGTAAACTCTGCACCATGTCCACGATCGCTGCAGATTCTGGGGTAAAAGGCTACAAATTAGCACCACGGAATTACAAAGGGCAAATCCTAACAAAGATTCACTGTGCAATTAGCTGCAAATGTTTAAGATTAGTGTTCACCTGCCCTTAACCCTTTTATGacatgtgccatatatatatatgccgCAAATCGAAAGGGGGTGTATGGTGCGGGCTCATGCAGTGAGCCTGCCCCATAGACAGCAGGCAATGGCTGTGAATTACAACCATGACCTGCCGATAACAATGACGGGTGGAGCGGAGCTCACGATTGATAACCTGTTAAATGcacctgtcaatctctgacagcagcatttaactcccgCTGACGAGCGTGCATGTAGTTACTTCCGCCCATCAGTGCACCCTTGATGTAATCATGGAttgccgatgggttgccatgacagccgggggtcagcAGATGACCCCCATGCTTGTCATTACGGAACTCCTTTGAAACTCTGTTTGTGGCCGAACTTCAAATGAGAcggtgatttctgctatatgccgcaaagctgtggcatcactgtatatagcacaagcaatAAGACGATCGCATCTTCAAGCGCTCTAAAGGGGCGAACaagatcagtaaaaaaaaatagttttaaaaaaatacgaaaaaaaaaaaaaaaggttcaaccGACCTCCCTTCCCCccagtgaaaataaagaaatttaaaaatTAAAGAAATACACATATTTGTAATCGCTGctttcagaaaagtccaatctgTTAAAACATGAAAACAGTTAACCAGATCGGTGAACatcctaaacagaaaaaaattcaaggacaacaaaattatatttttttggtcagcacaattccacaaaaaaaatgctgtaacaagcgatcaaaaagtcacatctatcccaaaatgacATCAATAAAAATGTCACGCCCTGCAAAAAAGAACCATCACACCTCTCCATCTCCAAAATGTCTCAGAAAGTGGCGACAactccaaaaatgttttttttgcaaacttcagatttttttttccaccactaaaataaaaaaactggacatgtttggcaTCGCCGTAATTGTACTGATGGGGAAAATCATATTGCATGGTCACTTTTACCATAAAAACATTTCCCAAAAtatgtcagaattgtgtttttttcacaatttcaccaaatttggaattttttcccgcttttgtgtacaatatgtggtaaaatgaatggtgtcatccaaaagtacaactcatcccgcaaaaaaacaatgtcgacagaacaataaaatagtgatggctctgggaagaaggggaggacaacagaaataaaataaaaagggcTGCGCCGTGAAGGGGTAAAAGGGATGACTCCTCCCACTTATGTTtcgggttaaaaataatttttacaattgggtttcattaaacttTTTCACAGTTTTGTTCTTGAAGGCTCTTTGTTTTGctgcacattcaactttaatgtggtctgtggccataaatcagctgagaggagctcagaaaaagacaaacGGGTTACCATCTCTcccgtcagaatgagctcactgacagatcctCAGTTAAACCGATTCTGCAGACAGCAATAAACGGTGCAACATGAAACTCAGATGTAAATTTGATTTTGAGCctaaaataaatacatttcataaaaaaaaaaagtgcccccAACAGTGGACGGCCCCTTTAATATTCCATTTACCTTTGTGTCCTCTGATCTGACTGGCATAGCTACTTCGTTCTGTGGTTTCGTCCTCCACAACGAGCTCACGCCATCATACGTCCAATGACCAGCGCTGTATAACTTCTTACCGGTTACCTGAGGAATCGTATCAAGCGGGCGTCAGACAGTCACATCATCATATCTGCTACAACGcatcttacaattcactgacagcaagcagagatgtggAATGTGCTGGATTCTCTTATGTCATGATTACCAGTCCTAGCACAACCCCCTCCCGTCTCCGACATGTGCTAAACACACATCGAGGGTGAGAACATCTTTACCTTGGCAAAAATAACTGCGTGTGCGGGATAACAGACGGATGCGCCCAAGGCGGCCAGACCCGTCGGGTACACGAGCTTCTTCAGCCTGGAGCCTATAAAATAAAGAGCAGACGGAGAAAGGTCAATTTAATTTATATTCATGATACTTTGTGACCTCGATACAAGTCATAAAAGACACAATGTAACGAGTTTCCAGGATTATCACTTTAGTGTCTGGTTCGATGACGCATAACCCCAAGCCCTAAATATCGGAGCATCAAAGGGCACATTCATTTCATGGACAGCCAGATAATTATTACCAGCCAGGGCAATAATCTGGGAAATGAATTCTCAGTGTTGACATCATATCTATAGCATGTGACCGCTGCTGACAATCACTGGTCATGACCACTGAGTAGCGATTGGTGGCTTGAGAACATGATGTAGACGTGATGTGATCACTGCACCTAAGGATCGATGGAGGGCAGTAACATGACGTAAATATGGATGATGCTTTCAAGCTCAAGTCTGTTGGCCACTGAATTGTGGCCCATGCCCCTACGctcacatctggtctcccataaaaCACACGTTAGTAACCTATTGGGTTTTGGAGAAAGCTGGGtggaaagcaacatggctgccaccaCTTCTATCACTGCTTTTCCCACAGGGGGTGAACATTTTAGAGATGCACATTTTTCCCCCTCTAATTGCGCCGCGACATCCCCCACTGCAGCGGGCTACGTTATCACGCACATCCACGGTCTCAGATTCCCTGTTTATAGGGATACGTGACACTGTACAGCCGGAGCTCACCTCTCCTGGCCAACACCAATCCGGCCAATCCACTGACTGAGATGATCCCCACTCGTGGCAGAAACTCGGGGGGCGGATTCTTCAAGTAAACGAAACTATCTAGAAAGGGGGGAGATGGAAAATAATAGTGTTATTGATTTCACAGGCGGGTGGCTGATAATTTCTTACATGATGTCCGGTCTGTGTGCAGCCGCATCTACAGACGTCACGTGCAGGAATGAATACGACAACCACGACTACTGCACACGCAGTTATGTCGCGATTCTGCCGGAACAGTCCAGGATTTATCCTCtacatcagaggtccccaactccagtcctcaaggcccaccaacaggtcatgttttcaggatttcctttgcattgcacaggtgatgcaattattacctgggcaagactaaggaaatcctgaaaacatgacctgttggtgggccttgaggactggagttggggacctctgctctacatACACGAGATTGAGGTCCGACCTTGGCCTCTCCAGACTTCCCCAAAGACATCGGTGCAAGGCCGTGTGTTCATGAGTTTCCAAAAGGGAGAGAAGAAAGCTACCGCTCCACTCCTCTTCCCTTACTATAGAACTGCACGATCCCTCTCTACCCCAATATCAGTGTCTGGAAGCCCCCATACACAAAGGATGAACGTCGTCTGTCGTACCCATCCATCTTGTGTGTACAGGGGcctttattgttgtgaattctgtggctgagttcacttctgtggtcacaagtggtattgcagtctctgggcttcctccctcaggtgttttggtgagctcgttggctaccttgctatttagctccacctgagtctgtcttccttgctccttgtcaatgttccagtgttggatctgagctactgcatctttccttgggcctgctgctctgctagataagtgcttctagtttgttttctgttttttctgtccagcttgctattaacttttgctggaagctctgagaagcaaaggggtgcaccgccgtgctgttagttcggcacggtgggtctttttgcccctttgcgtggttttcgttttagggttttttgtagactgcatagttctctttgctatcctcgctctgtctagaatatcgggcctcactttgctgaatctatttcattcctacgtttgtcttttcatcttgctaacagtcattatatgtggggggctgcctattcctttggggtatttctctgaggtaagtcaggcttgtatttctatcttcaggctagtcagctcctcaggcagtgccgagttgcataggtagttgataggcgcaatccactgctgcttacagttgtgtgaggatagatcaggtactgcagtctacagagattccacgtctcagagctcgtcctattgtttttggttattgccagatctctgtatgtgcgctgattactgcacgctgtgttgcctgattgccagccataacagtacaaggagccctccaatgatttccaatagagggaaaaaagaaattctgacatcatttttttttcttagctctgtcttcagtcttttttttcccctagacattagagtgcttcaggacacagctgtggacatggatattcaggctctgtgctcctcaatggataatctcgttgtaaatgtacaaaagattcaagatactattgatcagaaatcgatgctagaaccaagaattccgattcctgatttgttttttggtgacagaactaagttcctgagtttcagaaataattgtaagctatttttggccttgaaacctcattcttctggtaatcctattcaacaggttttgattattatttcttttttgcgcggcgacccacaggactgggcgttttctcttgcaccaggagattctgcattgagtaatgttgatgcatttttccaggcactgggattgctttacgatgagcctaattcagtggatcaagctgagaaaaatctgctggctttatgccagggtcaggatgatgtagaagtatattgtcagaaatttaggaaatggtcagtactcactctgtggaatgaatctgcactagcggctttgttcagaaagggtctctctgaagctcttaaggatgtaatggtgggatttcctatgcctgctggtttgaatgagtctatgtccttggccattcagatcggtcgtcgcttgcgcgagcgtaaatctgtgcaccatctggcggtattgtctgagagtaagcctgagcctatgcagtgcgacaggactatgactaaagtagaacggcacgaacacagacgtctgaacagactgtgtttctattgtggtgattctactcatgctatttctaattgtcctaaacgcactaggcggttcgatagctctgccgttattggtactgtacagtccaaattccttttgtccattaccttaatgtgctctttgtcatcatattctgtcatggcgtttgtggattcaggcgctgccctgaatctgatggatttggattatgctaaacgttgtggatttttcttggagcctttgcggtgtcctattccgttgagaggaattgatgctacacctttggccaagaataagcctcagtactgggcccagctgaccatgtgcatggctcctgcacatcaggaagttattcgctttttggtactgcataatttgcatgatgtggtcgtgttggggttgccatggctacaaacccataatccaatattggattggaactctatgtcggtaaccagctggggttgtcagggagtacatggtgatgttccatttttgtctatttcgtcatccattccttctgacatcccagagttcttgtcggactttcaggatgtatttgaagagtccaagtctgatgccctacctccgcataggaattgtgattgtgctatcgatttgattcctggtagtaaattccctaagggtcgtttatttaatttgtccgtacctgaacacaccgctatgcgcagttatgtgaaggagtccctggagaagggacatattcgcccatcgtcgtcaccattgggagcagggttcttttttgtagccaagaaggatggttcgctaagaccgtgtattgattaccgccttcttaataagatcactgttaagtttcagtatcccttgccattgatttctgacttgtttgctcggattaagggggctagttggtttactaagattgatcttcgtggtgcgtataatctggtgagaatcaggcagggagatgaatggaaaacggcatttaatacgcccgagggtcattttgagtatctggtgatgccgttcggacttgccaatgctccatctgtttttcagtcttttatgcatgacattttccgtgagtatctggataaattcttgattgtttacttggatgacattttgatcttctcagatgattgggagtctcatgtgaagcaagtcagaatggttttccaggtactgcgtgctaattccttgttcgtgaagggatcaaagtgtctcttcggtgtgcagaaagtttcatttttggggttcatcttttccccttctactatcgagatggatccggttaaggttcaggccatccaggattggactcagccgacatctctaaaaagtttgcagaaattcctgggctttgctaatttttatcgtcgcttcatctgtaatttttctagcattgccagaccattgaccgatttgaccaagaagggtgctgatttggttaattggtcttctgctgccgtggaagcttttcaggagttgaagcgtcgtttttgctgtgcccctgtgttgtgtcaacctgatgtttctcttccgttccaggtcgaggttgatgcttctgagattggtgcaggggcggttttgtcacagagaggttctggttgctcagtgttcaaaccatgtgctttcttttccaggaaattttctgctgctgagcgtaattatgatgtgggcaaccgagagttgctggccatgaagtgggcattcgaggagtggcgtcattggcttgagggtgctaagcatcgcgtggtggttttgactgatcataagaaccttacttatcttgagtctgccaagcgcttgaatcctagacaggcccgttggtcgttattttttgctcgttttgattttgtgatttcataccttccgggctctaaaaatgtgaaggcggatgctctgtctaggagttttgtgcccgactctccggggttatctgagccggcgagtatcctcaaggaaggagtcattgtgtctgccatctcccctga is a window encoding:
- the APOOL gene encoding MICOS complex subunit MIC27 isoform X1, whose translation is MVSKMLKVAAIPVGLVVSSYGLYAVSDREAKGDRLNPHQLSVYAIPPQESRFIEASPGRVQCVVSALRKTVWPAVTWTQNACTSVRNGVEETIQFGKDSFVYLKNPPPEFLPRVGIISVSGLAGLVLARRGSRLKKLVYPTGLAALGASVCYPAHAVIFAKVTGKKLYSAGHWTYDGVSSLWRTKPQNEVAMPVRSEDTKEALREEDRGAAESPAEHREPTSSPAPPSSSLPIDPAEPSATSVPTEPSKDVKFQPPPELVDHGQSNPEDVDLYSTRT
- the APOOL gene encoding MICOS complex subunit MIC27 isoform X2 produces the protein MVSKMLKVAAIPVGLVVSSYGLYAVSDREAKGDRLNPHQLSVYAIPPQESRFIEASPGRVQCVVSALRKTVWPAVTWTQNACTSVRNGVEETIQFGKDSFVYLKNPPPEFLPRVGIISVSGLAGLVLARRGSRLKKLVYPTGLAALGASVCYPAHAVIFAKVTGKKLYSAGHWTYDGVSSLWRTKPQNEVAMPVRSEDTKEALREEDRGAAESPAEHREPTSSPAPPSSSLPIDPAEPSATSVPTGKRKAKIDTDSEIRQTRVMTTLIIK